GAAGGGTGTGATGAATGCGGTGAACAGCAGCAAGGCCTTGGGATTGGAGATGGCGGACAACAGACCCTGGCGAAACAGCAACAGTTGGCTGGAGTTTGAAAGATCGCCCGGGGAAAGTGTCACCGGTTCCGAACGCCAGAGATTGACACCCAGCCAGATGAGATAGAGCCCGCCGATAACTTTCAGAACGGTCAGCCAGAGGATCGAGGCCTTCAGCAGAGCGCCCAGGCCGAGCACGCACAGTGCGATCATGGCGATGAAGCCGATGACGCCGCCGGAGATCGTGAAAAGCGTCTTGCGGGTGCCGTGAAGGGCACCGTGGGTGAGGACGAGCAGTGCATTCGGGCCGGGGACGACCGAAATACCGCCGCAGGTCAGCAGATAGAGCAGCCAGGTGTCGAAGTGCATGAAATCTCCAGGATGAATGCCGCCGGCGGCGCGCCCATCAATCATGCAAAGACATTGGCTGGACGAAAAGCGCATATTCTGGCAATCAGCTATTCGTTTTTCGAATGCAGGAGTGGTGCAGATGTCGCCTCGGGATCTACAGATCGATTGGCTCAAATGCTTTGTCGCGGTGGTCGATACGGGCTCTCTGTCCAACGCCACCGCCGAGGTGCATCGGTCCCAATCCGCCGTGAGCATGCAGCTCAAGAAGCTGGAGGCAGCGCTCGGCCGACAGGTGCTGAGCCGGGGGCCACGGCATCTTGAATTGACCGACGACGGACAGACGCTGCTGGGCTATGCGCGACGGATGCTGGCATTGCACGCCGAGACACAAGCAGCCTTCCGGGGCGAGGAACTGACCGGGAGAATCCGCCTGGGTGTCGCCGAGGACTACGCAGCGCACTACCTCACGCCGGTCTTGAAACGTTTTGCGCCAAGGCATGGCGGTGTTGAGATCGAGCTGACCTGCGAACAGTCGACCGCGCTCATTCCCCGAGTGATGAGCGGTGACCTCGATCTGGCATTGGTCTCGCGTGACAGCCCACGGCGCGGAGCGTTCCTGTTCCAGGAGCCCATGGCATGGGTGGGATCTGCGCAATTTGACCTGTGGCGGCGCGATCCCTTGCCGATTGCGGTCTACGAGTCGGCCAGCCTCGCGCGCCGATGCGCCGTCGATTCCCTGGCCAGGCAAGGCCGTCATTACAAGGTCGTCTATAACAGCTCGAGCCTGGCGGGGCAGGTCGCTGCCGTCGAGAGCGGAATCGCGGTGGCGGTGCTGACACGCTGTACCGTGCCGGCCCATCTCCAGATCTTGGGAAGGGAGCACAACCTGGGGCCGCTGGATTCGATGGACGTTGCTGTCTATCGCAGCAAGGCGTCGCAGGGTTCCAAGGCTGTAGATAGTCTCCGGAGCTTCCTGATCAGAATGCTTGCCTCGTCATCAACGCAATGACGCTTGTTTCGCTTCTGGCCCAGGCTGTGTAAAAACGAGGCCAGTGCCCTTGCTATCCCTCCGTCGGCAAGCATAGCGGGGGTAGTCCATGAAGCCTTTCATCCAAGGCGGGCCCGAGGTCCATGCAGCGTTGCCGCCTGAGCGCCTGGGTGATTGCATCGCGGACAATCACTGTCGGCGATTGCCAGGCGGCTGGCTCATCGCAAGGGGGGCCAACGCTGCATGGCGTACCAGCATCGCGGTCGATCTGAATCAGGATCGACCGCGATCGGACGTTACTGCGAGCGCGGCGGGAAGCCGGCCTCGCGCAGGGCCGCAACGATCTTTTCCTCCGGTGCCGACGTTTGTACCCGGACCAGGCGGGTTGGCGGGTCCGTGACGATGTGAGCGCTGGGGTCTATGGTCTGGATGGCCTTGGTCACGGTACGGGCGCAGCCGCCGCAGGTCATGTCATCAAGATGGAATTGCATGGAAAACTCCTTTCGTGTTGGGGTGCCAGGCAGTGTGGTTCTTGCCACGGTTGGAAGGTCAAGGGATAGGCTGGCCAATGCGGTACGCCGCGCCTTAGGGGGTCTCCTTGGCATGGTTGATCGTGTATCTGGGGATTTCGATGGTCAGGTCTTCCCCGGCCAGGATGGCCTGGCAGCTCAGGCGCGACTGCGCCTCCAGTCCCCAGGCCCGATCAAGCAGGTCGTCCTCGTACTCATCGGCTTCCTTGAGAGAGCCGAAGCCGTTGCGCACGATGCAGTGGCAGGTCGTGCAGGCGCGTTTCATATCGCACGCGTGCTCCATGTCGATGCCATTTTTCAGCAGCGCCTCGCAGATCGAGATGCCGGCAGGTGCGTCCAGCACGGCGCCTTCTGGCGCCAGACCGGGATGGGGAAGAACGGTGATTCTGGGCATGTCGTGTTCCTGACGGTCAGTACGCTCACGTGCGTCTTGATAGCCTGTTGCCGGGATAGCGGCGCGGCACGGCGCCGGTGCGCGCTTCGGGCTCCTGCTCCCCGTCATCGGGGCGCTCGAGGGTGAGCAGGATCGGGCAGTTGGGCCGCTCGTCGCCCGCACAGCAGTGGATCAGTGCTTTGAGCGTCGCGGCCATCTGCTGCAGGCTCTTGATACGCCGGTCCAGCTCGGAGATATGCTGCTGTGCGAGACGCTTGACGTCGGCGCTCTGGCGCGACTGGTCGTTCCACAGATTCAATAGGTCACCGATCTCGGCCACCGAGAGTCCGAGGTCGCGGGCGCGACGGATGAAATGCAACGGGTGAACGTCGGCCTGGGTATACGCGCGATAGCCCGAGTCGGTTCGCTTCGCGGCGGGGATCAGGCCGATCTGCTCGTAGTAGCGGATCATCTTGGCCGAGACTCTGGATATCCTGGATGCTTCGCCAATGTTCATGGCTATCCCCCTTCGCTCAATGAGCTGTCTCGGACGCTGTTGCCAGCGGTGCCCGGAAGTGGCGAAGGCGTAGCGCGTTGCCCAGCACGAATACGCTCGACATGGCCATGGCACCTGCGGCGAAGACGGGGGACAGCAGCACGCCCAATGTCGGGTACAAGGCCCCGGCGGCCACGGGAATCAGCGCTGTGTTGTAGGCAAAGGCCCAGAACAGGTTCTGGCGGATGTTGCCAATGGTGGCCTTGGAGAGCGCGATGGCATTGGGCACGCCTTGCAGGCTGCCGGACATCAGCACCACATCGGCGGACTCCACTGCCACATCGGTGCCGGTACCGATGGCCAGGCCCACGTCGGCCTCGGCCAGCGCCGGTGCGTCGTTGATGCCATCGCCCACGAAGGCGGTCCGGCCATGTTCCGCCTTCAGCCTGCGTACCGCTTCCACCTTGCCTTCGGGCAGAACCTCGGCCACCACTTCATCAATGCCCAGTTGCCTGGCGATGGCCTGCGCCGTGCGTGCGTTGTCTCCCGTGATCATGGCGACCTTCAGGCCGAGCTGGTGCAGCGCCGCGATGGCGGCGGGCGTGGTGGCCTTGATCGGGTCGGCAACGGCAATGATTGCGGCCAGCCGACCGTCGATGGCGGCATAGAGTGGCGATTTTCCTTCATGCCCCAGACGCTCGGCCGCAAGGGCAAACTCATCCACGTCCAGACCCAGCTCACGCATATAGCGGTCAGCGCCCACTTCCACGCGCGCGCCGTTCACTGTGGCGCGCACGCCCATGCCCGTGACGGATTCGAAATCCGTCATCGTTTGCAGTTCGACTCCACCTTCCACGGCGGACTCTACGATGGCGCGGGCAATCGGATGCTCCGAGCGCGATTCCACCGCGGCCACCTTTGCCAGAACCTCGTTGCGCTCAAAGCCAGGGGCGACTTCCAGGTCAGTCAGGGTCGGGCGGCCCTCGGTCAGGGTACCGGTCTTGTCCACGGCTACCACTTGGGCATCCTTGAGCAATTGCAGTGCCTCGCCCTTGCGGAACAGCACACCCATTTCCGCGCCGCGGCCCGTGCCGACCATGATCGAGGTCGGTGTAGCCAGCCCCATTGCACAGGGGCACGCGATGATAAGCACCGCCACGGCATTGACCAGGGCAAAGGTCAGGGCCGGTGACGGCCCAAGCGCGAGCCACAGCAGGAAGGTCAGTCCGGCGACCGCCATCACCGCCGGCACGAACCACAGCGTTACCTTGTCCACCACGGCCTGGATCGGCAGCTTGGAGCCCTGGGCCTGTTCTACCAGGCGGATGATCTGCGCGAGCATGGTCTGCCCGCCCACGGCGGTGGCGCGCAGCATCAGCGCACCTTTCTGGTTGACGGTGCCGCCAACCACCGCGCTGCCTGTCGCCTTCTCGACCGGGATCGGCTCGCCCGTGATCATCGACTCGTCCACGAAGCTGCGGCCTTCGGTCACTTCGCCATCGACCGGCACGCGTTCGCCGGGCCGGACCTCCACGAGGTCGCCCAGGATCACGTCGTTGATCGAAATGTCCACGATGCGGCCATCGCGTGAAACGTGTGCCATCTTGGCCTGCAAGCCGACCAGACGCTTGATGGCCTCGGAGGTACGACCCTTGGCCCGCGCCTCCAGAAAGCGCCCCAGCAGGATCAGCGCCACGATGACCGCCGCCGCCTCGTAATAGACGTTGACCGTTCCTGCGGGCAGCAGGCCGGGGGCAAAGGTGGCTACCAGCGAATAGCCGAACGCGGCGGCCGTACCGACGGCCACGAGTGAGTTCATGTCAGGGGCCAGGCGCACCAGGGCAGGAAATCCCTTCTCGTAGAAGCGCCAGCCCGGAATTGCCAGTACCAGCAAGGTCAGCACGAATTGCAGATACCAGCTTTCCTGGATGCCGATGACATCCATGACCCATGCGTGCATGCCTGGAATGAGGTGCGAGCCCATTTCGAGCACGAACACCGGCAATGCCAGCACGCTCGCGAGGATGAGGTCGCGTTTGAGCCTGGCCAGCTCGGCATCCTTCTTTTCTGCGGCCTCGTTCTCGGCCCGGGCGCCGGTATCAACCAGGCGGGCCTCGTAACCGGCTTTCTCGATGGCGGCTATCAGTTCCTGCACGACCGCCATGCCGTGCACGGTGGCGCGCTCGGTCGCCAGGTTCACCGTGGCATCCGTGACGCCTGGCACGGCCTTGAGCGCTTTCTCGACGCGCCCTACGCACGATGCGCAGGTCATGCCCTCGACCGCCAGCTCGGTGGTGTCGGCCGGTACGTCGTAACCTACTTTCCTGACTGCCTGGATCAGCGCCATGCGATCAACCGGGCCGGTCGGGCGGATGTCGGCGCGTTCGGTGGCGAGATTGACGGACACGCTGCCAACGCCTTCGATCCTGGCCAGGGCGGCTTCGACCCGGCCCACGCAGCTTGCGCAGGTCATCCCTTCGATAGGCAGGCTTATCGGGGCTGTGGCTGCGCGCGCATTGCTGGTACTCGGCATGCTCATGGTGTGCTCCCTGTTGGTGAACATTCGATGCAAGGGAGCCTGGGGCTTGCCATTGTTGGAAGGTCAAGCCTATTCGGTTCGTGCTGCCTGATTGGGAGGCTCGACGCACAGCGAAAGGGCGTCTGCCGGATCAGGCAGGTGATGGCCGCCAAGCGCTTGTGCCAGGCCGCCCCGGACAGGGGCACCGGTGTTGCTCGGGCCCATAGCGGCGAGCGCCATTGCGGTGTTGCCTGCACGATGAAGCACGGCTGGGCGAGGTGTCTGTTTCATGTCATGCGCGATTGCGCTTTCGACGATCGATCGGCTTGCTGCTAAAGCCTTCGATGCGCCGGTATTGTTCAGCCAGCAACGCAATTCCCTGGTGTTCCGCCGCAGCGTGCTCGACCGGCCGATGCCCGGTCGCGACCCTCGCTTGCTGGCCATCGTCATCGAAAGCATGCGCATGCTCGGCGGACAGGCAGGCGTACCGAATCGCCCAGGCATCGTCGATGACGTCAAGTCGCAGGTAAGGACGTTGCTTGGCGATGGCTATCCGAGCCTGGAGCAGGTCGCCGAGCAACTGCGCCTACCCAGCTGGACCGTGCAACGGCGCTTGCAGGAGCATGGCCTGAGTTTCTCTGCCTTGGTCGACACGGTGCGTCAGGAACTGGCCACCTATTATCTGCAGCAATCCGCTCTGCCAATCTCAGAGCTGGCCCTGCTGCTGGGCTATTCAGAGATCAGTGCTTTCTCGCGCGCCTTCCGACGCTGGTTCGATGTCAGTCCGAAACAGTGGCGGCAGGCACACAAGAGCCAGATGGCGAGAGCCTGACGAGGCTGCACGAACCTGCAACCGAACAGCCAAGTGCTGCGGCGTTGTCTCGAGCGTAGATGGGCCTTGGCAAGTCATTGTTGATCCCAGGCATCTGTACGCGGGTGCCAGCAAGCGCTTCAGGGCTTGGCCAGCCCTGGTACCACATGAATAGAAACGACGCGCATAAGGCGCCATAGGCGCACTGTTGGGTGGAAGCAATCGATGGTGGCCAAATGCCATTTTGCATGGAAGAATGCGTCCCTCCTGTCAACGTGAACAGGATTCGGAGCACAAAGTCGCCTCTAGTAAGGAGCACTCATGAAGAGGGTTGCGACCGCCATTGCATTGGCTTTGGTAATGCAGAATTGTCTTGCAGCCACAGAAGTGACCAAGGCGGCACAAAATAGCGGGATCAAGTCTTGCCTTGAGCAACTGCGCGGCGTATCGGACTTCGTAATTGGCAAGTCCGATCACGGTACCAATAGCGTCTGGAACACAGCACAGCCGAACAAGCGGCTTTTCGAGACATTCTCAGTGAAGAAATACTCGGATGCCTACTCGCAGATCATCATGACGGCGTCCCCCAATTCAGCCGGCAAGTGCGACCTCAGCAGCAACGAAACAATGGTGATGCGAGGTTCTTGCATGAAGATCAGGGAGACCACGTTCAAGGACTGGAAATATATTGGCTCAATCCTGAACACTGCAGTCATCGAGAATACCAACAAAGTGAGCGTGTTCCTCACTCCGCAACTGGATGACAGTGTCTGCCTCGTCAATCGACAGGAAGTTTCGTACGAGAAATAAGAGGCGAATCTGCTCCATCCCCGAAAGCCTGCTTCCGCCATCGAGACTCATCGTAGTGGTCCGTTTCACCTTCGACCGATCAATCAGGCCAGGAAGAACCCCCTGACCTGAAAGACCGGTTATGAAAGCGACGACCAGAAATGCACGCGGCCTGAATTCGTTCTCGCTGATGGCACTGGAACGAAAGCCCCGCCGGGGAGGCGGGGCTTCAAGACATCGAGCATTGTACCGACAGGGGATGAACGGCCAGTGTCCATCCGTGGCATGTTCGATGGGGCCAGATGAGGTTTTCCACGGCTATCCGGCAGGTCGATCAGTCCAGGACGTTGTTCAGGACTTCGTAGATGACACCGGTGGCGATAGTGACCAGGAGCAGATCGGTGCCGGCCTGCTGCCATTCGTAGCCATCGTAGCGGGGCAGGCGGCCAATCAGGCGGCCGTCGAGCTTCTTGGCGATACCGGGAGGCAGTGGTTTGCCGCGTGCAAGGTTCTTGCGGATGCCAGGCGGTAGCGCCGCGCCCGGGCTCCAGTAGTCGCGGTTGTTGTCGAGGACGACGCGAACGCCACCGATATCGATCTGCGGGCCGCCTTGCCAGTTGCCGCCGCCTTGCCCCTGATTGCCGTGTTGGGCGTTCTTGGCGTGGCCATTGCCGTTCCCGTTCCCATTACCGGCCAGTAGCGTCGGGCTGGCGCCAACCAGGGCGAGGCCGAGGGCCGTTGCCAGCAGGGTATTGGATCTGGACATGTTCGTTTGTTCTCCGTTTGGCCTGTGCTGCTGAGCGTAGCCGTTGTCACTCCGTTCCGGTAGCAGGCGAATGACCGCCAAAGTGCCTTCATTTTGTCGGAGCCCCAAGAGCTGCGGGGGTGTGGCGTGGCCAGGAGGTTTACTTACCGGCGCTCGAACTCTCCCGACTCCACGCCAAGCCCCATCGTTGGATCTGGTAAAGATTACTGAAAAAAACGGTATACATCGTTACAGGTAACATTACGCCGAAAGACACAATACTTAAAAATGAGTCATTGAGATGACGCCACACCCCCGGGATCTGATTCTCAAGTTTCTTCTGAGCAGAGATGATGGTGTGCTCAGTGCCCGCGATGCGATTTCCGCTTGCGCCCTGTTCGGCATTCGCGAGAACAGCGTGAGAGTGGCCCTTGTCCGGCTGGCAGCCGCCGGCATGATCGAGGCGGCGGGACGAGGCGACTACTGCCTGGGAGCCAAGGCTGCGGATCTGGCGGAAGATGTGCGTGGCTGGCGTAACGCTGAAATGCGTATCGGCCACTGGCATGGTGCCTGGGTAGTGGCGCACTGCGCCGGCCTGGGCCGTACTGATCGCGCACAATTGCGTCGCCGCGAGCGAGCTCTGGAACTGCTGGGTTTCCGCGAGCTGGAGCGCGAGCTTTTCATCCGCCCCGACAATCTGGTGGGCGGTGTTGTCCTGGTGAGGGAGCGCCTGCTCAAGCTGGGCCTCGAATCGAGCGCCTCGGTCTTCCTGGCGGCAGAGTTCGACCCCATGCGCGAGGTGCGAGCACGCGCACTATGGGACGGCAAGGTGCTCAACCGCGGCTACCGCGAGACTGCCGAGAAACTCGGCAAATGGCTGACACGAGTCGATGAGATGGAAGTGGAAGTCGCTGCCCGGGAGTCCTTCCTGATGGGTAATGCAGCCATTCGCCAACTGATCTACGACCCACTGCTTCCCGAGCCGCTGGTCAATCCTCAGGAACGGCACGCCTTCATCGATGTGCTGCTGCGCTATGACGATGTCGGCCATGCCATCTGGCGTGGTCTACGAGCGTCGCCACCTGTCGAATCGTCGACCGGTACCACCCAAAGTCCTATCAACCACTGACCGCTACGAGGTAGCCATGCATCAGGACTCAACCGTTAGCCAGGAAAGCCTCCCCGGCATCCGCCGCAAGGTCACCGAAATTTTCAGTCGCGACGAAATACGCATGCTGACCGAGCGCTCCGACCTGATGGGGTTCGCCGCCGTCGGTTTTACCTGGGGTGTCATTGCCCTGGCTTTCATCGTCATGGCCTGGGCCAGCACACAACCGCTGGCAGTCGCAATCCCGGTTTTCCTGATTGCGCTGGCGCTGCTGGCCGGCCGCCAACTGGCGCTGGCCATTCTCATGCATGACGCATCTCACGGGACGCTGTTCAAGACCCGCTTTCTGAATGAAGTCCTGGTCGACTGGATCTGCGCCAGGCCCATCTGGAATGACCTGAAGAAATACCGCACACACCATCTGGTACATCATGCAAAAACTGGCCAGGCAGAAGATACCGACCTCTCGCTGGTAGCTCCCTTCCCGACGACACGAGCTTCGCTGATACGCAAGCTTGTACGCGATATCAGCGGACTGACGGGCCTGAAGTTCTTTGCCGGGCGATTTCTCATGGATGCCGGATACCTGAAGTGGACAGTGGCCAACGACCTGACCAGGCTGCCCACCGAGGGACAAACGTTCGCCAGCCGCAGCCGACTGTTCCTGCGCAACGTGACGCCTACCGTCATCACCAATGCCGTGCTCTTCGGAGTGCTCTGGGCGACCGGATACCCCTGGCTGTACCTCGCCTGGATATTCGCTTACATGACCCCCTTTGCCGCCTTCGTGCGCATCCGCTCCATGGCCGAACACGCCTGCACGGAAGTCTCCGCCGACAGTTTCCTCAATACCCGAACTACTCGCGCCGGCCTGATCGCCAGGGCCACGGTAGCGCCCATCAATGTGAACTATCACATCGAGCACCACGTCATGGCGTCGGTGCCCTACTTTCGCTTGCCACTGATGCACCGGATGCTGCGCGAACGCAACGCGACTGGTGAGCCCCCAGGCTATCTGGAAGTACTGCGCATCGTGTCTTCGGGGGCCGGAGTTACTGACCGCGCGTGATGCTCGAACCGCCTTGCCGCATCCGGGGCTGACCGTCGCCAACGCCAAGTCGAAGCGTGTTCGCTCAGTGCCGATTTCGCAAGGATTGGCCAAGGAGATTCGCCAGCACTGGCAGACTCACGGCCCCTTCACCAACCGCCTTGGGGTGTTCCGCATCGTGCTGCTGTCCACCTCGATCAAGCTACCGAGAGGGCAGGCCAGCCACATGCTGCGGCAAACCTTCGCCAGTCACTTCATCATGAACGGCAGGCATATCGTGACGTTGCAGCACATCCTGGGGCATGCCTCGCTCTCGATGACGATGCGGTATGCGCATTTGTCTCATCGGGATCATCTGGCCGAGGCCGTGCTGCCAGGAGGGTGTAGACAAAATAAAACTGTCCGCCCCATTTCCCTGGACAGCCTTGAAGCCATGCCTCGAACCGGCCGCCTGCCCTCGATCGTCGCTGCCGGCCTGGCCCCCGACAACCTTGCCGTGAGGACCCGAGCAAGATGAACTTCGGCGGCGACGCGAAGAAGGCCTG
This Pseudomonas sp. ATCC 13867 DNA region includes the following protein-coding sequences:
- a CDS encoding LysE family translocator, which translates into the protein MHFDTWLLYLLTCGGISVVPGPNALLVLTHGALHGTRKTLFTISGGVIGFIAMIALCVLGLGALLKASILWLTVLKVIGGLYLIWLGVNLWRSEPVTLSPGDLSNSSQLLLFRQGLLSAISNPKALLLFTAFITPFIDPHRNLLLQTVVMALTYATVEFAVEFGVASAANRVRPWLARAGQRFNRVCGGLFVAFGALLPTR
- a CDS encoding LysR family transcriptional regulator, which produces MSPRDLQIDWLKCFVAVVDTGSLSNATAEVHRSQSAVSMQLKKLEAALGRQVLSRGPRHLELTDDGQTLLGYARRMLALHAETQAAFRGEELTGRIRLGVAEDYAAHYLTPVLKRFAPRHGGVEIELTCEQSTALIPRVMSGDLDLALVSRDSPRRGAFLFQEPMAWVGSAQFDLWRRDPLPIAVYESASLARRCAVDSLARQGRHYKVVYNSSSLAGQVAAVESGIAVAVLTRCTVPAHLQILGREHNLGPLDSMDVAVYRSKASQGSKAVDSLRSFLIRMLASSSTQ
- a CDS encoding heavy-metal-associated domain-containing protein gives rise to the protein MQFHLDDMTCGGCARTVTKAIQTIDPSAHIVTDPPTRLVRVQTSAPEEKIVAALREAGFPPRSQ
- the fdx gene encoding ISC system 2Fe-2S type ferredoxin; this translates as MPRITVLPHPGLAPEGAVLDAPAGISICEALLKNGIDMEHACDMKRACTTCHCIVRNGFGSLKEADEYEDDLLDRAWGLEAQSRLSCQAILAGEDLTIEIPRYTINHAKETP
- the cueR gene encoding Cu(I)-responsive transcriptional regulator; this translates as MNIGEASRISRVSAKMIRYYEQIGLIPAAKRTDSGYRAYTQADVHPLHFIRRARDLGLSVAEIGDLLNLWNDQSRQSADVKRLAQQHISELDRRIKSLQQMAATLKALIHCCAGDERPNCPILLTLERPDDGEQEPEARTGAVPRRYPGNRLSRRT
- a CDS encoding heavy metal translocating P-type ATPase — protein: MSMPSTSNARAATAPISLPIEGMTCASCVGRVEAALARIEGVGSVSVNLATERADIRPTGPVDRMALIQAVRKVGYDVPADTTELAVEGMTCASCVGRVEKALKAVPGVTDATVNLATERATVHGMAVVQELIAAIEKAGYEARLVDTGARAENEAAEKKDAELARLKRDLILASVLALPVFVLEMGSHLIPGMHAWVMDVIGIQESWYLQFVLTLLVLAIPGWRFYEKGFPALVRLAPDMNSLVAVGTAAAFGYSLVATFAPGLLPAGTVNVYYEAAAVIVALILLGRFLEARAKGRTSEAIKRLVGLQAKMAHVSRDGRIVDISINDVILGDLVEVRPGERVPVDGEVTEGRSFVDESMITGEPIPVEKATGSAVVGGTVNQKGALMLRATAVGGQTMLAQIIRLVEQAQGSKLPIQAVVDKVTLWFVPAVMAVAGLTFLLWLALGPSPALTFALVNAVAVLIIACPCAMGLATPTSIMVGTGRGAEMGVLFRKGEALQLLKDAQVVAVDKTGTLTEGRPTLTDLEVAPGFERNEVLAKVAAVESRSEHPIARAIVESAVEGGVELQTMTDFESVTGMGVRATVNGARVEVGADRYMRELGLDVDEFALAAERLGHEGKSPLYAAIDGRLAAIIAVADPIKATTPAAIAALHQLGLKVAMITGDNARTAQAIARQLGIDEVVAEVLPEGKVEAVRRLKAEHGRTAFVGDGINDAPALAEADVGLAIGTGTDVAVESADVVLMSGSLQGVPNAIALSKATIGNIRQNLFWAFAYNTALIPVAAGALYPTLGVLLSPVFAAGAMAMSSVFVLGNALRLRHFRAPLATASETAH
- a CDS encoding helix-turn-helix transcriptional regulator translates to MSCAIALSTIDRLAAKAFDAPVLFSQQRNSLVFRRSVLDRPMPGRDPRLLAIVIESMRMLGGQAGVPNRPGIVDDVKSQVRTLLGDGYPSLEQVAEQLRLPSWTVQRRLQEHGLSFSALVDTVRQELATYYLQQSALPISELALLLGYSEISAFSRAFRRWFDVSPKQWRQAHKSQMARA
- a CDS encoding anti-virulence regulator CigR family protein: MSRSNTLLATALGLALVGASPTLLAGNGNGNGNGHAKNAQHGNQGQGGGNWQGGPQIDIGGVRVVLDNNRDYWSPGAALPPGIRKNLARGKPLPPGIAKKLDGRLIGRLPRYDGYEWQQAGTDLLLVTIATGVIYEVLNNVLD
- a CDS encoding PaaX family transcriptional regulator C-terminal domain-containing protein, yielding MTPHPRDLILKFLLSRDDGVLSARDAISACALFGIRENSVRVALVRLAAAGMIEAAGRGDYCLGAKAADLAEDVRGWRNAEMRIGHWHGAWVVAHCAGLGRTDRAQLRRRERALELLGFRELERELFIRPDNLVGGVVLVRERLLKLGLESSASVFLAAEFDPMREVRARALWDGKVLNRGYRETAEKLGKWLTRVDEMEVEVAARESFLMGNAAIRQLIYDPLLPEPLVNPQERHAFIDVLLRYDDVGHAIWRGLRASPPVESSTGTTQSPINH
- a CDS encoding fatty acid desaturase family protein — protein: MHQDSTVSQESLPGIRRKVTEIFSRDEIRMLTERSDLMGFAAVGFTWGVIALAFIVMAWASTQPLAVAIPVFLIALALLAGRQLALAILMHDASHGTLFKTRFLNEVLVDWICARPIWNDLKKYRTHHLVHHAKTGQAEDTDLSLVAPFPTTRASLIRKLVRDISGLTGLKFFAGRFLMDAGYLKWTVANDLTRLPTEGQTFASRSRLFLRNVTPTVITNAVLFGVLWATGYPWLYLAWIFAYMTPFAAFVRIRSMAEHACTEVSADSFLNTRTTRAGLIARATVAPINVNYHIEHHVMASVPYFRLPLMHRMLRERNATGEPPGYLEVLRIVSSGAGVTDRA